GCCGAACCGTACACGCTGCACTAAGCAAAGGAATAAGCAACTCTCATAATTGTCATCCTCCCGCTTTTGCCTGTCATTCTGAGCGCAGCGAAGAACCCCTGTATTACACACAGCAAGAATCATCTCCCTATTCTGTTACCTTGTTCTACAACCGCTTGTTCGCCTGATGATGCAGAAGATGCTTCAAAGTCCAGTGACCAAAAGGGGCAGGTTGGATGCCAGATCGAAACAGGGTGAAGCGAATGTTTGCAGTGGCCGCAATGGTGGCGGCCTTGTGCGCACAAGAGACTCCCATCATGCTTGCGCAAGCTGCGCCGGATGGACAGAGGACAACAGAACACCGATTGACCCAGGCGGAACGCGCTGAGGTTATCCATGCGCTCCTGAAGTCGATGGAATCGGACTACATCCTGCCCGACGTTGCAAAGCAGATGGCCCAGGCGATCCGCGAGCATCAGGCCAGGCATGAATACGATTCGATTACGGACGGCGAACAATTCGCTAAGACTTTAACCCAGGACCTTCAAGCCGTGAGTCACGATCACCACCTGGGAGTCGACTATTCCGCCGAGTTCGTGAGTGATCGGCCCATGGACAAACCCTCGCCGGAAGACATTCGCAAGTTCCGCCTGCAGGGTGAGCGGCGGAATTTTGAGTATCGCAGGATCGAGGTTCTTCCGGGGAACGTCGGGTTGTTACAGGTGGACGGATTTTATCCTGCGGAGTACGTGCGCGAGATCGTGGCAGGAGCCGCCGGATTTCTTTCGCACACAGACGCAGTCATTCTCGATTTCCGGCAAAACCACGGCGGCATGGTAGATGGGCCACTGCTGCTCGAGAGTTATTTTTTCAAGGAAATGACCCACATCTCTGATTCCTACAACCGGGCCGAGAACTCGACCCAGCAGTTCTGGACGATGCCGGTTGTGCCCGGCCCGAGCCTGGCAGACAAGGACCTCTATATTTTGACGAGCCATGACACGTTTTCTGCGCCCGAAGCGTTTGCCTACGATATGCAGGCGCTGGGACGCGCAAAGGTCGTGGGAGAAGTCACAGGCGGAGGAGCTCACGGAACAAAGCCTTATCGCTTGAGCGCTCATTTTATCGCGTCCATCCCATTTAACCGGGGAACCAGCCCTGTCACGCATACGGACTACGAAGGCGTCGGAGTGAAGCCGGATGTACAGGTTCCAGCCAGCGAGGCGTTGCTGACAGCACATATTCTGGCGTTACATGGCATCCTGGCACGCACAACCGGCGATCCAGGGCGAAAAGCGGAATTGGAAAAGTTGATTGAAGATCTGGAAGCAAAACAAAAGAGCGGCGGCGTAGAAGAATGAGACGAAATCGGGCGACGGCAGAATGCCATGCCGGGTGCCCATTTAATCGAATTAGCTCGCCATTCAGTGATAGCATGGCAATCTCTCACGAACACCCCGCCTGCGCGTTGTGAAGTCGCGTGTGCCCGGATCGTCGAGAACCCCAAGGCCATCATGCACACCAAACCTCTCGCCGCTGCCCTCGCTCTCGCCGCCTTCGCACTCACTCCAGCCATCGCGCAGACGCAGCAATACAAGTACCCATTCCAAAACCCAACCCTCCCCGCAGCCCAGCGCATCTCGAACATCGTCTCGCTCATGACCACCGAGGAGAAGATCGACTTCCTCTCGACCGACACCTCCGTCAAGCGCCTCGGCATCCCCAGCTTCGGCAGCTCCGAAGGCATCCACGGCGTCGTCCAGCGCGACGAGCCCACCGGCCCCTACGCCCACCCAGCCATCCCCACCACGCAGTTCCCGCAACCTCCCGGCATGGGAGCAACCTGGGACCCATCCCTCGTCCGCGAAGCCGCCGCCGTCGAAGGCCACGAGGCCCGCTTCATCACCCAGACCGCGAAGTATCACCACCCCATGCTGATGCTCTGGGGCCCACAGGCCGACCTCGCCCGCGACCCACGCTGGGGCCGCTCCGAGGAGGTCTACGGCGAAGACCCATTCCTCAACGGCACCATGGTCACGGCCTTCATCCACGGCCTCCAAGGCGACGACCCCCACTACTGGCAGGCCGCCTCGCTCATGAAGCACTTCCTCGCCAACTCCAACGAGAACAACCGCACCAAAACCTCCTCCGACTTCGACCAGCGCCTCTTCTGGGAGTACTACTCCGTCCCCTTCCGCATGGGCTTCCTCGACGGCGGCGGCACCGGCGTCATGGCCAGCTACAACGCCTGGAACGGCACCCACATGGCCGTCAACCCCGTCATCCAAAGCGTAGTCATCGACAAGTGGAAAGCCCATGTCGTCTCCAGCGACGGAGGCGCTGTCCGCGCGCTCGTCACCGATTCGCACAGCTTCCCCAACCAGCAGGCCGCCGTCGTAGCGTGTCTCAAAAACGGCATCAACCAGTTCCTCGACACCTACAAAGACGAGACCCGCGCCGCATTAAAAGCAGGCACCATCACCGAAGCCGACCTCAACGAGCTAGTCCGCCGCAAACTCTACGTCACGCTGAAACTCGGCCTGCTCGACCCGCCGCAGATGGTGCCCTACAGCAGCGTCAAAGACTCACCCGAACCCTGGAACACCGAAGCCGACCGCGCCGTCTCCAAAAAGATCGCACTCGAATCCATCGTCCTGCTCAAAAACGAAGCCAACACCCTGCCACTCGACAAGCAATCACTCAAGTCCATCGCCGTCATCGGCCCGCTCGCCAACTCCGTCCACTGGGACTGGTACGGCGGCACACCACCCTACGCCATCACGCCGCTCGAAGGCATACAGAAAGCAGTCGGCCCCGAAACCAAAGTCCTCTACGCAGCAGACGAGACGAACCACGCCGCTGTCGATGCCGCGCGCAAAGCGCAAGTCGCGGTCGTCTTCGTCGGCAACGACCCCACCTGCGGCCCCGACATGGCGCACGACTGGACCGGCAACGGCACGCTCCCCTGCACCGTCCCCAGCGACGGACGCGAAGGCCGCGACCGCGAGAGCATTGACCTCGGCCAGCAGGAGCAGCTCGTCAAGCAGGTCTACGCCGTCAACCCGCACACCGTAGTCGTACTCATCTCCAGCTTCCCGTTCGCCATCAACTGGACCCAGGCCAACATCCCCGCGATTCTCCACATGGCGCACGCCTCGCAGGACGAAGGCACCGCTCTCGCCGAAGTCCTCTTCGGTGACTCGAACCCCGGCGGCCACCTCACCACCACCTGGCCCCGCTCGCTCGCCGAACTCCCGCCGATGATGGACTACAACATCCGCGACGGCCGCACCTACATGTACTTCAAAGGCCAGCCGCTCTACCCATTCGGCTTCGGCCTCAGTTACACCACATTCAAACTCTCGAACCTCAAACCCAGCGCCACGCACCTCGCCAAAGACGGCACCCTTAACGTGTCAGTCGACGTCACCAACACCGGCACACGCACAGGAGACGAGGTCGTCCAGCTCTACGTCCAGCACCTGAAGTCAAAAGTCTCGCGCCCCCACGAAGAGCTCGAAGGCTTCGACCGCGTCACCCTCCAACCCGGCGAAACCAAAACCGTCGAAATCCCGCTCAAAGCCGAAGCGCTCGCCTACTGGAACGAGCAGCAACAAAAATTCGTCGTAGAATCCGAGCCAGTCAAACTCCTCGTCGGCGACTCCTCCGCCGACATCAAACTCTCCACCACCATCCAGATTCAGTAGATGAGAGCAAGGCATCAAGAGAATAGAGCGATCAGCTCTTCA
This is a stretch of genomic DNA from Edaphobacter acidisoli. It encodes these proteins:
- a CDS encoding S41 family peptidase, giving the protein MFAVAAMVAALCAQETPIMLAQAAPDGQRTTEHRLTQAERAEVIHALLKSMESDYILPDVAKQMAQAIREHQARHEYDSITDGEQFAKTLTQDLQAVSHDHHLGVDYSAEFVSDRPMDKPSPEDIRKFRLQGERRNFEYRRIEVLPGNVGLLQVDGFYPAEYVREIVAGAAGFLSHTDAVILDFRQNHGGMVDGPLLLESYFFKEMTHISDSYNRAENSTQQFWTMPVVPGPSLADKDLYILTSHDTFSAPEAFAYDMQALGRAKVVGEVTGGGAHGTKPYRLSAHFIASIPFNRGTSPVTHTDYEGVGVKPDVQVPASEALLTAHILALHGILARTTGDPGRKAELEKLIEDLEAKQKSGGVEE
- a CDS encoding glycoside hydrolase family 3 C-terminal domain-containing protein; this translates as MHTKPLAAALALAAFALTPAIAQTQQYKYPFQNPTLPAAQRISNIVSLMTTEEKIDFLSTDTSVKRLGIPSFGSSEGIHGVVQRDEPTGPYAHPAIPTTQFPQPPGMGATWDPSLVREAAAVEGHEARFITQTAKYHHPMLMLWGPQADLARDPRWGRSEEVYGEDPFLNGTMVTAFIHGLQGDDPHYWQAASLMKHFLANSNENNRTKTSSDFDQRLFWEYYSVPFRMGFLDGGGTGVMASYNAWNGTHMAVNPVIQSVVIDKWKAHVVSSDGGAVRALVTDSHSFPNQQAAVVACLKNGINQFLDTYKDETRAALKAGTITEADLNELVRRKLYVTLKLGLLDPPQMVPYSSVKDSPEPWNTEADRAVSKKIALESIVLLKNEANTLPLDKQSLKSIAVIGPLANSVHWDWYGGTPPYAITPLEGIQKAVGPETKVLYAADETNHAAVDAARKAQVAVVFVGNDPTCGPDMAHDWTGNGTLPCTVPSDGREGRDRESIDLGQQEQLVKQVYAVNPHTVVVLISSFPFAINWTQANIPAILHMAHASQDEGTALAEVLFGDSNPGGHLTTTWPRSLAELPPMMDYNIRDGRTYMYFKGQPLYPFGFGLSYTTFKLSNLKPSATHLAKDGTLNVSVDVTNTGTRTGDEVVQLYVQHLKSKVSRPHEELEGFDRVTLQPGETKTVEIPLKAEALAYWNEQQQKFVVESEPVKLLVGDSSADIKLSTTIQIQ